A genome region from Aurantiacibacter sp. MUD61 includes the following:
- a CDS encoding 6-phosphogluconolactonase gives MTDIEYIDDAGAAEIAAFLEKLIAAKFAESAEPVAISVPGGSTPFPIFEELVKADLDWSRLTVWPGDDRIVPEDHQASNTGKIRALFEPLGATVVTLTVMEDVPHFALVWLGMGADGHIASLFPNTDPQVNEPARVKRLTPDPLPPEAPFDRITLTMPSLLDTDRLMFVIRGDEKRGVFDAGAAGEHDLPIARLLGARGDTKVTCFT, from the coding sequence ATGACTGATATCGAATATATTGACGACGCCGGAGCGGCTGAGATCGCCGCTTTCCTTGAAAAGCTGATCGCTGCGAAATTCGCTGAAAGTGCTGAGCCGGTTGCCATCAGTGTACCCGGCGGCTCGACCCCGTTCCCGATTTTCGAAGAGCTTGTGAAGGCTGATCTCGATTGGTCACGCCTTACCGTATGGCCGGGCGATGACAGGATCGTCCCCGAAGATCACCAGGCGAGCAATACCGGCAAGATTCGCGCGCTCTTCGAGCCGCTCGGTGCGACCGTTGTGACGCTGACCGTCATGGAGGACGTGCCGCATTTCGCACTGGTTTGGCTCGGCATGGGGGCGGATGGACATATCGCCAGCCTGTTCCCGAACACCGATCCGCAGGTGAATGAGCCTGCCCGCGTAAAACGCCTCACGCCAGATCCGTTGCCGCCGGAGGCTCCGTTCGATCGCATCACGCTTACCATGCCATCGCTTCTGGATACCGATCGCCTGATGTTCGTCATTCGCGGCGATGAGAAGCGCGGCGTGTTCGATGCAGGCGCGGCGGGCGAGCATGATCTGCCCATCGCCCGGTTGCTCGGCGCGCGCGGCGATACGAAAGTGACATGCTTCACCTGA
- a CDS encoding multidrug effflux MFS transporter — protein sequence MSQDDPAQTDNSAKSNPLTRKLGERELIFLMAMLMSLQAFGIDSMLPALGQIAGEMGAEGNERQFVIGAYFLGGGIGAFFPGAFADRFGRRPVLALALVSYITLSLACALVTNFDLLVALRLVQGVLCAGLSVVPLAMVRDHVGGDKMARLMSLIMMIFLLVPILAPAIGQGIMYFFGWRAIFGAMAIVGSIAATWAWLRLPETLHEEDRQDIRAKTILKNMGKAIFARQSIGYVIGAALVFGSLFGFLNSSQQLISQTFGQGDYFALIFGGAVLGMVASNFTNSRIVEKFGARRVSHAALLGFIVVSALLVWRSFGPPYILWEFIVLMSCAMATLGFVGANFSSIAMQDFQHIAGSASSGQTALRMMTGAILGAFIGSLYDGTPLPLAYSMLACGLLGLVVVLFSERGKLFRRLHSPVQRAEIPRR from the coding sequence GTGAGCCAAGATGATCCCGCCCAAACGGACAATTCCGCCAAATCGAACCCGCTGACCCGCAAGCTGGGGGAGCGGGAGCTGATTTTCCTGATGGCGATGCTGATGAGCCTGCAGGCCTTCGGCATCGATTCCATGCTCCCCGCACTCGGCCAGATCGCCGGAGAAATGGGCGCTGAGGGCAATGAGCGGCAATTCGTGATCGGGGCCTATTTCCTTGGCGGCGGGATCGGCGCGTTCTTCCCCGGAGCCTTTGCCGATCGTTTCGGGCGGCGGCCCGTGCTGGCGCTGGCGCTGGTCTCCTACATCACATTGTCGCTCGCTTGCGCACTGGTGACGAATTTCGACCTGCTGGTCGCTCTCCGGCTGGTGCAGGGCGTGCTCTGCGCCGGTCTCAGCGTGGTGCCGCTCGCGATGGTGCGCGATCATGTGGGCGGCGACAAGATGGCCCGGTTGATGAGCCTCATCATGATGATCTTCCTGCTCGTGCCGATCCTCGCACCGGCCATCGGTCAGGGCATCATGTACTTTTTCGGCTGGCGCGCGATCTTCGGCGCGATGGCCATCGTGGGCAGCATCGCTGCCACCTGGGCGTGGCTGCGCCTGCCAGAGACCTTGCACGAGGAAGATAGGCAGGACATCCGCGCAAAGACGATCCTCAAGAACATGGGCAAGGCGATTTTTGCGCGCCAATCCATCGGTTATGTCATCGGCGCCGCGCTGGTGTTCGGTTCGCTGTTCGGCTTCCTCAATTCCTCGCAGCAGCTGATTTCGCAGACTTTCGGGCAAGGCGATTACTTCGCGCTGATCTTCGGCGGGGCCGTGCTCGGCATGGTGGCGAGCAATTTCACCAATTCGCGCATTGTCGAAAAATTCGGCGCGCGGCGGGTGAGCCATGCCGCTCTGCTCGGCTTTATCGTGGTGTCGGCGCTGCTCGTCTGGCGATCCTTCGGGCCGCCTTATATCTTGTGGGAATTTATCGTGCTGATGAGCTGCGCGATGGCGACGCTGGGCTTTGTCGGTGCGAATTTCAGTTCCATCGCCATGCAGGATTTCCAGCATATCGCAGGGTCCGCCAGCAGCGGCCAGACGGCGCTGCGCATGATGACCGGCGCGATCCTCGGCGCATTTATCGGCAGCCTGTACGATGGCACTCCGTTGCCGCTCGCCTATTCCATGCTGGCTTGCGGCTTGCTCGGTCTGGTCGTCGTTTTGTTCAGTGAGCGGGGCAAGCTTTTCCGCCGCTTGCATTCACCCGTCCAGCGTGCAGAAATACCCCGGCGATGA
- the dinB gene encoding DNA polymerase IV, with amino-acid sequence MAENAANPVDENADEAPGLRKIIHVDMDAFFASVEQRDNPELRGKPVAVGGSSGRGVVAAASYEARKFGVKSAMPSVTAKRKCPDLIFVKSRFDAYREVSAQIREIFLYHTPHVEPLSLDEAFLDVTEDIHGIGSATAIAQAIRKAIRETTQLTASAGVSYNKFLAKLASDQNKPDGLCVIRPGQGAEFVQSLPIRRFHGIGPKGAEKMARLGIETGADLAGKDLQWLRAHFGSFGDYLFKAARGIDHRPVRANRIRKSIGGERTFSEDISSGSALRETLDNIIEIVWGRIADKQAKGRTVTLKVKFNDFQIMTRARSLDAPVADRAQFAAIAHEILEAELPLAMPIRLMGLTLSNLEREKESKGKREDPQLPLL; translated from the coding sequence ATGGCCGAGAATGCTGCCAATCCTGTTGACGAAAACGCGGATGAGGCGCCGGGTCTGCGCAAGATCATCCATGTCGATATGGATGCGTTTTTTGCGAGCGTAGAGCAGCGGGACAATCCCGAATTGCGCGGCAAGCCGGTCGCCGTGGGCGGATCGTCAGGCCGCGGCGTGGTGGCGGCGGCGAGCTACGAGGCGCGGAAATTCGGTGTGAAAAGCGCCATGCCATCGGTCACAGCCAAGCGGAAATGCCCGGACCTGATTTTCGTCAAAAGCCGCTTCGATGCCTATCGCGAGGTCTCCGCGCAGATCCGCGAAATCTTTCTCTATCACACGCCGCATGTCGAACCGCTCAGCCTCGATGAGGCGTTTCTGGATGTTACCGAAGACATTCACGGCATCGGTTCCGCCACCGCAATCGCGCAGGCTATTCGCAAGGCTATCCGCGAGACCACGCAGCTGACTGCGAGTGCGGGGGTTTCCTACAACAAATTCCTCGCCAAGCTGGCGAGCGACCAGAACAAGCCCGATGGGCTTTGCGTCATCCGCCCCGGCCAAGGTGCCGAATTCGTACAATCGCTCCCCATCCGGCGCTTCCATGGGATCGGACCAAAGGGCGCCGAAAAGATGGCGCGGCTGGGCATTGAAACAGGCGCAGACCTGGCTGGGAAAGACCTGCAGTGGCTTCGCGCACATTTCGGTAGTTTCGGCGATTATCTGTTCAAGGCGGCACGCGGGATTGATCATCGCCCCGTCCGCGCCAATCGCATCCGCAAGAGCATTGGCGGGGAGCGCACTTTCAGCGAAGATATCTCCAGCGGCAGCGCGCTGCGCGAAACGCTCGACAACATCATCGAAATCGTCTGGGGGCGCATCGCTGACAAACAGGCGAAGGGGCGAACGGTCACGCTGAAGGTGAAGTTCAACGACTTCCAGATCATGACCCGCGCCCGCTCGCTCGATGCGCCCGTGGCGGACAGGGCGCAATTCGCCGCGATCGCGCATGAGATACTGGAAGCCGAACTGCCCCTCGCCATGCCGATCCGGCTGATGGGTCTGACGCTGAGCAACCTCGAGAGAGAAAAAGAGAGCAAAGGCAAACGCGAGGATCCGCAATTGCCGTTACTCTAA
- a CDS encoding NUDIX hydrolase, whose amino-acid sequence MLHLIPAWVQRPLMPLANRIRNFWQQHASADVYGVALIGFDADDQLLLVRHSYGARKWAMPAGGIKRDENPEDGIRREIREELSVELSDLELVMEHKEQVPGQDRKHHVWVFTARVLEKPRPDMREVIDARYFDLDDLPEPLEKRVRPRLEMLQARKL is encoded by the coding sequence ATGCTTCACCTGATCCCCGCCTGGGTCCAGCGACCGCTGATGCCGCTGGCCAATCGCATTCGCAATTTCTGGCAGCAACATGCGAGCGCCGATGTCTACGGCGTGGCGCTGATCGGCTTTGATGCCGACGACCAGCTGCTTCTCGTGCGCCATTCCTATGGCGCGCGCAAATGGGCGATGCCGGCGGGCGGGATCAAGCGCGACGAAAACCCGGAGGACGGCATCCGGCGCGAGATCAGGGAGGAGTTGAGCGTCGAGCTGAGCGATCTCGAACTGGTCATGGAGCACAAGGAGCAAGTGCCGGGGCAGGACCGCAAGCACCATGTCTGGGTCTTCACTGCACGGGTTTTGGAAAAGCCCCGTCCCGACATGCGCGAGGTGATCGATGCGCGTTACTTCGATTTGGACGATCTTCCCGAGCCACTGGAAAAGCGTGTGCGCCCGCGTCTCGAAATGCTTCAGGCGCGAAAACTCTAG
- a CDS encoding glycerol-3-phosphate dehydrogenase encodes MSEIFDLIIIGGGVNGAGVARDAAGRGAKVLLLEKGDLASGTSSKSTKLVHGGLRYLEYYEFALVREALGERETVWQIAPHIVWPMRFILPVTDGMRPRWMLRAGLFLYDHIGGKGRLKNTSSVNLKKHAAGAPLEKRYKRGFEYSDGWVDDARLVVLNALDAAERGAEIRTRTLVTSARRDGDIWHVEAGGETFQARAIVNAAGPEADDLARLVGEQPAYGIRRVRGSHIVVPKLFDHDRAYILQQPDTRICFAIPWENDFTLIGTTDADHAGSLDDVQASDEEMRYLCDAANRYFEQDVTPDDVVHTYAGVRALVDDGSGRPEAATRGYKIALSDPSRGAPILGIYGGKITSYRHVAEDAVDKLAERLPVLKGESWTGKEPLPGGEFKYTAQPILFDVLREDYPFLSETDVVRIGRAYGTRAGDWLGEAKSWDDLGRNFGAGLSEAEVDYLRRVEWAQTADDVLWRRTKQGVHMSEAEQASLREFMGG; translated from the coding sequence ATGAGCGAAATTTTTGACCTGATAATCATCGGTGGCGGCGTAAATGGCGCTGGTGTCGCGCGAGATGCGGCGGGGCGCGGCGCGAAGGTCCTGCTGCTTGAAAAGGGCGATCTGGCGAGCGGCACGTCGAGCAAATCGACCAAGCTGGTGCACGGCGGCCTGCGTTATCTCGAATATTACGAATTCGCACTGGTGCGCGAGGCATTGGGCGAACGCGAAACCGTATGGCAGATCGCGCCGCATATCGTCTGGCCCATGCGCTTCATCCTACCGGTGACGGACGGGATGCGCCCCAGATGGATGCTGCGGGCAGGGCTGTTTCTCTACGATCATATCGGCGGCAAGGGGCGGCTGAAAAACACCAGCAGCGTCAATCTGAAAAAGCATGCCGCAGGCGCTCCGCTGGAGAAACGCTACAAGCGTGGTTTCGAATATTCGGACGGTTGGGTGGACGATGCGCGGCTGGTCGTCCTGAACGCGCTCGATGCGGCAGAGCGCGGAGCGGAAATCCGCACCCGCACGCTGGTCACCTCCGCCCGGAGAGACGGAGACATCTGGCACGTCGAAGCGGGCGGCGAAACGTTCCAGGCGCGCGCCATCGTCAATGCGGCTGGGCCGGAGGCGGACGATCTTGCGCGGCTGGTGGGTGAGCAACCCGCCTACGGCATTCGCCGCGTGCGCGGATCGCATATCGTCGTGCCCAAGCTGTTCGACCATGACCGCGCCTACATTCTTCAGCAGCCCGACACGCGCATCTGCTTCGCCATTCCATGGGAGAATGACTTCACCCTGATCGGCACGACCGATGCCGATCACGCCGGGTCTCTCGATGATGTGCAGGCGAGCGATGAAGAAATGCGCTATCTCTGCGATGCCGCCAACCGCTATTTCGAACAGGATGTGACGCCTGATGACGTGGTGCACACCTATGCCGGAGTGCGCGCGCTGGTTGATGACGGATCGGGTCGCCCCGAAGCGGCCACGCGCGGCTACAAGATCGCCCTGTCGGACCCATCTCGCGGTGCGCCGATCCTTGGCATTTATGGCGGCAAGATCACCTCCTATCGCCACGTCGCAGAGGACGCGGTGGACAAGCTCGCAGAACGGCTGCCGGTGCTCAAAGGCGAAAGCTGGACGGGCAAGGAACCGCTGCCCGGCGGCGAGTTCAAATACACCGCGCAGCCCATCCTGTTCGACGTCCTGCGCGAGGATTACCCCTTCCTGTCGGAGACCGACGTGGTCCGCATCGGCCGCGCCTACGGCACGCGCGCGGGCGACTGGCTGGGGGAAGCGAAGAGCTGGGACGATCTGGGTCGCAATTTCGGCGCGGGGCTGAGCGAAGCGGAAGTCGATTACTTGCGCCGCGTGGAATGGGCGCAGACGGCCGATGATGTGCTTTGGCGGCGCACCAAGCAGGGCGTGCACATGAGCGAGGCCGAGCAGGCGAGTTTGCGCGAATTTATGGGTGGTTAG
- a CDS encoding aldo/keto reductase, with protein MTSLPAPYRRTVNDSGISVSPIAWGMWRSHGSVDEVATLLNTALEAGIDFIDTADIYGFDGENGFGDVEAKLGEVFSADPSLRQRITLVTKGGIMPPLPYDQSREYMQSALEKSLSRLGTDMIDLYLIHRPDILTHPQDLARFLDDAVASGKVRAIGVSNFTTAQIEALSGFLDTPLSATQPEISPLRIEPFDNGEMDQAMRLGLTPMAWSPLGGGRLMRPESERDRRVARVLGEVAEELGVDRAVAAYSWLMAHPAGIVPIVGSQKRERITEAAQAMQVSWSREQWYKVFTAARGASLP; from the coding sequence ATGACCAGCCTCCCCGCCCCCTACCGCCGCACCGTCAACGATTCCGGCATCTCCGTCAGCCCCATTGCTTGGGGCATGTGGCGCAGTCATGGCTCAGTCGACGAAGTTGCAACGCTGCTGAACACCGCGCTCGAAGCCGGGATCGACTTTATCGACACTGCCGATATCTACGGCTTCGACGGCGAAAATGGCTTTGGCGATGTTGAGGCGAAACTTGGCGAAGTTTTCAGCGCCGATCCTTCGCTCCGCCAGCGCATCACGCTCGTCACCAAGGGCGGGATCATGCCGCCGCTGCCATATGACCAGTCGCGCGAATATATGCAGTCTGCGCTGGAAAAGTCGCTCAGCCGGCTCGGCACCGATATGATCGATCTCTATCTGATCCATCGCCCCGATATCCTCACTCACCCACAGGATCTGGCGCGCTTTCTCGATGACGCGGTGGCGAGCGGCAAGGTGCGCGCGATTGGCGTGTCGAACTTCACCACTGCGCAGATCGAGGCGCTCAGCGGATTTCTCGACACCCCGCTCAGCGCGACCCAGCCCGAAATCAGCCCGCTGCGGATCGAGCCGTTCGACAATGGCGAGATGGATCAGGCCATGCGGCTGGGCCTCACACCGATGGCGTGGAGCCCGCTTGGTGGTGGCCGCCTGATGCGTCCCGAAAGCGAGCGTGATCGCCGCGTTGCGCGCGTCTTGGGAGAAGTGGCGGAAGAGCTGGGTGTCGACCGGGCCGTCGCTGCCTACAGCTGGCTCATGGCGCATCCGGCAGGCATCGTGCCGATCGTCGGATCGCAAAAACGCGAGCGGATCACTGAAGCCGCGCAGGCGATGCAGGTCAGCTGGTCGCGCGAGCAGTGGTACAAGGTCTTCACCGCCGCCAGAGGCGCATCGCTCCCCTAA
- a CDS encoding Dps family protein — translation MSTSGDNSKAALIDGLNGLLADHLALYFKTKNFHWHVKGPRFRDLHLLFDEQAIEIRDQIDDIGERVRKNGADTLTSIASVAAKTQIKDQDDTTLSAEKMVEELRDDNRKMVGALKALKKHAEAAGDNATDGLLDDWTDMAEERVWFLSSTIQ, via the coding sequence ATGAGTACCTCAGGCGACAATTCGAAAGCTGCGTTGATCGACGGTCTTAACGGCCTGCTTGCCGATCATCTCGCGCTGTATTTCAAGACTAAGAATTTTCACTGGCATGTGAAGGGCCCGCGTTTCCGCGATCTCCACCTGCTGTTCGACGAGCAGGCGATCGAAATTCGCGACCAGATCGATGACATCGGTGAGCGCGTGCGCAAGAATGGCGCCGACACGCTGACCAGCATCGCTTCCGTCGCTGCCAAGACGCAGATCAAGGATCAGGATGATACGACCCTGTCTGCAGAAAAGATGGTCGAAGAACTGCGCGACGATAACCGGAAAATGGTCGGTGCATTGAAGGCCCTCAAGAAGCACGCTGAAGCGGCTGGCGATAATGCCACCGACGGGTTGCTCGACGATTGGACCGACATGGCAGAAGAGCGTGTCTGGTTCCTCAGCTCGACAATCCAGTAA